The following is a genomic window from Chitinophagales bacterium.
TGTCTATTTCGCTATTATCTCAATGTCTCTATTCTATTGCGGTTCGTTCGTATCAGGCATGGAGTTTTGTACCTATATTGGGTTAGGAATTTTAGCTTATGGAATTGCTTATTTTATAGTGCATGAAATAATTATTCACAAACGATTATTCTCAAACTGGACACAACAATTTTTTTACTTCAAAGCATTGCAGAAAGCTCATCGCAAACATCATTCTCATCTGGGTCCTGAAGATGGCGAATGTTTTGGTATGCTTTGGGTACCTTTTCATTATTTCAAAGAAGCGTATAGAAATAGATAAATGGTTCCAGAGAAACTTACTTATGTTTTCGTAGATTTATTCACAATAATATTTCCATTGTTGTTTTCATTTACTAAGTCATTTGACTTTAGAACACACTGGAGATACTACTTCCCTGGCAATCTACTAATAGCCTTGCTGTTTATATTATGGGATATTTATTATACTAAAATAGGCGTATGGGGTTTTAATTTGAAATATACTATTGGAGTACAAATTTTCAACCTTCCAGTAGAAGAAATTTTATTTTTTATCTGCATACCTTATGCTTGTGTTTTCACTTATTATTGTTTTCGAAAATTCATTTTCGCTAAAATGAAATACTCCTTCGATCAATTTTGGCTCATTTTAGGAATAGTAAGCATCGTGTTTGGAATTTTTCATTATGACAAACTTTATACTTCTGCAGCCTTTATCAGCTGTGGAATTACCTTAGTCATTGCCTATCGTTTCGCAAAAATCAAATTTCTACATTTTCTATTGTTTTACTTAATAATTCTTATCCCCTTCTATATATTCAATGGTATCTTGACAGGAAGTTTTATGAATAGAATCGTCGTATTCTATAATAATTCTGAGAATTTAGGTTTTCGTATATTAACTGTACCTTTCGAAGATATATTTTATGGTTTGGCGCTTTTGTTGTCCAATATCCTACTTTTTGAATTTTATCTCCATAAATCCACGAAATGAAAAACTATCTTATCATAGGAGGATCTAGCGGTATAGGTCGGGCACTTGCCACCAATCTATGTCATGAGCATAACGTCTATGCTAGTTTTTTTAAAAATGAAGTGTCGGACAGTACAATAAATTACTTTTCATACCAAACCAATAGTGAGTTCCCTATAGATGCACTTCCTGAAACAATCGACGGAATAGCATATTGCGTAGGTGCTATTAATTTAAAACCATTTCACAGAATCACCGAAGAAGATTATATCAATGACTATAAATTACAAGTACTAGGCGCCGTCAAAGTCATTCAATCTGTTTTACCACGTCTCAAAGCTGCACAAAATGCTTCTATTGTCTTGTTTTCTACAGTCGCTGTGCAGACAGGATTTACATTTCATAGTTTAGTCTCTGCTAGTAAAGGCGCTATAGAAGGTTTGACGCGTTCCTTAGCTGCTGAACTGGCCCCCAAAATTAGAGTAAATTGTATAGCACCGTCTATTACTAACACTCCGCTTGCCCAACCTCTTCTCAATACCCCTGAAAAAATAGAAGCCAGTGCACAACGCCATCCATTAAATAGAATTGGCTCTCCAGAAGATGCTGCTGAATTAGCTGCATTTCTTCTCAGTGATAAATCTAGCTGGATAACTGGACAAGTATTCAAACTCGATGGAGGTATTTCTTCTATAAAAAAATAATTATTCACCATTTTAAATTAATAAATATGGACATCAAATTAATGCAAATACATAGTAATGAATTTTTAGATCATGCTATAGAACTTTATAAAAAACTATTACCAACCAATGAAAAAGTAGCTACCGAGAACTTTTTCAGCCATGCAGGAGGTCTTCAATACGAGCTGTCCCAGCTTTCAGATTATGAGCCGAAATCTATGCGTCTTCAAAAAATAGCATCAATCCATGACCATGCTAAAAAAGTTATACATTGGTTAGGCATAATTGATAAGCTCCACTTGACTGGTATCAATATCAAGCCTCTGATGAATGAAGCGACAACTATAGAAGAAAGGATAGCGGATGGTTACAATATGGAACGTAAAGTTGTCCCTGTAAAGCAATATTTTTAACTCATGGCTGGAATATATCAACTTCGCACCAAACAGGAAATCCCTGCTACGATTGACCAAGTTTGGAAATTTATTTCCTCTCCTAGAAATTTGAAGAAGATTACACCAGAGTACATGGGTTTTGAAATCACGAATGAACCGATAGTTGACGTCATGTATGCTGGTATGATTATTTCCTATAAGGTCAAACCTATATTAGGCATACCTATGAACTGGGTTACAGAAATCACTCATGTCAAGGATAAGGAATACTTTGTCGATGAGCAGCGGGTAGGACCATACGCTATATGGCACCACCAGCATAAAATATCTCCCATTGATGGAGGAGTCTTGATGGAAGATATAGTGTCTTATAAACCACCGTTCGGAATTCTAGGAGATATAGCCAACTCATTATTTATTCGAAATCAACTAAAAGCGATCTTCGATTTTCGGTTTATAGCGGTCGAAAGAGAGTTTGGAAAATTAAACTTATAAGACAAACTGAGATGTCAAAAAAACCTGACAATATAGTATATGATGAAGAGCAGGGATATCATGCTAAATTACTTCCCTACGCTACATCTATAGGTGCACCTGTTATCAAAATAGATGATGTCTCGAGCTGGAAAGTATCTGGAATCCAAAAAGTAAATAAATCTATTCATTCACGGTTTAATGAATTAAAAGAAGAGTATAACAAACTCTTAAAGGAATTTCAATGGAATGAATTGGTTTACAATGCACGATTTACCTTCGAACCTGTAGTAGGAGAAACCTACTATTTGTATAAAGATAAAACTGGACAAAACTTTCTATCTCTTATCTCACCTAAAGAATGGAATCAAGAATATCTAGGTACTACTATGCTCAATAGTGAACGGAAATGGTGTTTGATAGAATTGAATCCAGTCGCCGCTTCAACTATAGAGAATGATTAAGGCCACTTGGACTAATTCAGAGTTGAATCGCATCATTGAAATGGCTTGGGAAGATCGCACACCCTTCGAAGCTATCGAGTTTCAGTTTGGCGCAGCAGAATCCGATGTCATAAAAATCATGAGAGCAGAGCTCAAAAGATCCAGCTTCAATCTTTGGCGGCAACGTGTCAATGAAGGGGTAAGTCAAAAACACTTAAAGAAAAGACTTAAAGGAATCAATAGGTTTAAATGTTCTCTACAACGAACCATTACGAATAACAAGATATCTAAGAGATAATAAGTGTCAGATAATTCTTCTATTTTAGGCATTGATTATGGGGGTAGAACGAAAGGCACCGTCGCACTTGCTTGGCTCAAAGAGGATTTAATTTGCGCGTATCAATGCAGTATAAAAGAAGATGCTGATGTCTATATTAATCAATTTATAGTTGACAATAAAATCAAGTTAGTAGCTATTGATGCTCCGCTGTCATTACCTATAGTCTATACCAATAAAAAACTAGGCAATGATTATCACTACAGAAAAGCTGATAGAGAGACCAAAGCCATGTCACCACTTTTCATAGGAGGATTTACTGCGAACTCAATGTCATTCAGAGCACAAAATGAGAACATAAAATTTATCGAAACCTTCCCTTCACACTTCCTGCGAATTATAGAGATAAAGAAACCTAAAGGAGATTACAATGCTACAATAAATTTAATCTTGAAAAAGCTAAACTATAAGTTTAAACTCAACAATATCGTTGAAACTCCTCATCAATTTGATGCCATATGCTGTCTTCTTTCTGGAATTAGATACACGGAGAAAATCACACTATGCTTTGGAGACGAGCTGGAAGGGCAAATTTTTATTTGATATTATAGAAATGTTCACTACAGATTATAGCGAAATCATAGATAAGATAGAATCTATTGACCCTATTGAATATAGTCGTACACGTAATTATTTGAGCGGCGCAGTTACATATCTCTCGCCTTACATAGCTAGAGGTGTCGTCTCTACTAAGCTTGTCATGCTATCATTAATCTCAAGAGGGTTTAAACTCTACGAGATTGAATCCATGATCAAAGAACTCGCTTGGAGAGATTATTTTCAGCGCGTACACCAGTCTCTAGGAAGTGAAATCTATACCGATATAAAAAATCAACAATCTGATGTAATTTCAAATAAAATACCAACATGTATTATAAATGGAAATACTGGAATCGAAGGAATTGATCATTCTATCAATACGCTCTACACGACAGGCTATGTACATAATCATTTTAGAATGTACACAGCTATGCTGGCTACCAACATAGCGCAAACACATTGGTCAGAATGTTCAAAATGGTATTATTGTCACTTGCTCGATGCCGATATAGCCTCCAATACACTCAGTTGGCAGTGGGTTTGTGGTGCATTTAGCCACAAAAAATACTATGCTAATCAAGAAAATATAAATAAATATTTTGGCAAAAACCAGTCAAACACATTTCTTGATACTAGCTATGAGATACTGGCGGAAATGAGCGCGCCGAATATATTTCACGATAGAATAGAAGATTTAAATCTAGCAACAAATCTTCCATCAAATACAGAACTCAAAATAGACTATCGACTTCCTACCCTCATATACAACTTCTATAATCTGGATCCCATTTGGCATGAAAACTTAAAGGCCAATCGAATCTTATTACTAGAGCCCAGTACCTTTGAGAAACATCCTATTTCTCAAAAGAGTATAGACTTTATGCTTGCCTTAGCTAATAATATCTCTGACGTACAGATTTTTGTTGGTGAATTTTCAGAGTTAAAACAACATATTGAAAACTCCGAAATTTATTTTAAAGAACATCCACTGAACTATAATTATTCAGGAATTGAGGAGTCCCGCGACTGGATGTGTACTGAAGTAACAAGCTACTTTCCTTCCTTTTTTAGTTATTGGAAAAAAATAGAACCCATTTTAAAATCACAATTTCGAAGTTAAATGAAACGTGAGCCTATCACCATAGTTTGGTTCAAGAGAGACCTTCGACTCACAGATCATCTGCCCCTGAAGCATGCCACAGATAGCGGTTTTCCTATTTTACTATTGTTTATATTTGAGCCGGCTATAATGAGTTATCACGATAGCGATAATCGCCACTGGCGTTTCGTATACGAATCGTTACTTGACATGAATGCAAAATTAAAATCGCATCAAGCTAGAGTCGAAATTCTCTATGGCGATTGCGAATCCATTTTTGAATATTTTATAGCACACTATTCTATCCATGCCATTTACTCTCATGAAGAAACTGGAAATCGCGTGACATTTCAGCGAGATATTGCTATTGGAAAATTATTGAAATCCGCCAATATACCATGGATCGAAACTCAGACCAATGGCGTGATTCGCCGATTGAAGAATAGAGACCAATGGGATAAACTATGGAAAGAAACCATGCTAGCTCCGCTGATTGAGAATAAGATTGAACATGTTAAAGCAATTACATTACATCAAGAAGTTTTAGGAAAATTCTCTCCGGAAACCCTCCCTTCAGAAATCAAAATTCCCAATAAAAATTTTCAACCAGGAGGAAGTACCGCAGGCTTAAAATATCTCCATAGTTTCCTCACTACACGATACCAAAATTATTCCTATCATATTTCTAAACCTATGCTAAGCAGAAAATCCTGTGGCAGGATTTCTCCTTATTTGAGTTTTGGTTGTCTTTCGATGAGACAAGTTTA
Proteins encoded in this region:
- a CDS encoding sterol desaturase family protein — encoded protein: MNIIIFLATFFLMEGVTWCTHKYVMHGFLWNLHYDHHNKDKSKVMEKNDWFFVYFAIISMSLFYCGSFVSGMEFCTYIGLGILAYGIAYFIVHEIIIHKRLFSNWTQQFFYFKALQKAHRKHHSHLGPEDGECFGMLWVPFHYFKEAYRNR
- a CDS encoding lycopene cyclase domain-containing protein — its product is MVPEKLTYVFVDLFTIIFPLLFSFTKSFDFRTHWRYYFPGNLLIALLFILWDIYYTKIGVWGFNLKYTIGVQIFNLPVEEILFFICIPYACVFTYYCFRKFIFAKMKYSFDQFWLILGIVSIVFGIFHYDKLYTSAAFISCGITLVIAYRFAKIKFLHFLLFYLIILIPFYIFNGILTGSFMNRIVVFYNNSENLGFRILTVPFEDIFYGLALLLSNILLFEFYLHKSTK
- a CDS encoding SDR family oxidoreductase — its product is MKNYLIIGGSSGIGRALATNLCHEHNVYASFFKNEVSDSTINYFSYQTNSEFPIDALPETIDGIAYCVGAINLKPFHRITEEDYINDYKLQVLGAVKVIQSVLPRLKAAQNASIVLFSTVAVQTGFTFHSLVSASKGAIEGLTRSLAAELAPKIRVNCIAPSITNTPLAQPLLNTPEKIEASAQRHPLNRIGSPEDAAELAAFLLSDKSSWITGQVFKLDGGISSIKK
- a CDS encoding SRPBCC family protein: MAGIYQLRTKQEIPATIDQVWKFISSPRNLKKITPEYMGFEITNEPIVDVMYAGMIISYKVKPILGIPMNWVTEITHVKDKEYFVDEQRVGPYAIWHHQHKISPIDGGVLMEDIVSYKPPFGILGDIANSLFIRNQLKAIFDFRFIAVEREFGKLNL
- a CDS encoding DUF2452 domain-containing protein, with the translated sequence MSKKPDNIVYDEEQGYHAKLLPYATSIGAPVIKIDDVSSWKVSGIQKVNKSIHSRFNELKEEYNKLLKEFQWNELVYNARFTFEPVVGETYYLYKDKTGQNFLSLISPKEWNQEYLGTTMLNSERKWCLIELNPVAASTIEND
- a CDS encoding TIGR03643 family protein, with product MIKATWTNSELNRIIEMAWEDRTPFEAIEFQFGAAESDVIKIMRAELKRSSFNLWRQRVNEGVSQKHLKKRLKGINRFKCSLQRTITNNKISKR
- a CDS encoding DUF429 domain-containing protein, with protein sequence MSDNSSILGIDYGGRTKGTVALAWLKEDLICAYQCSIKEDADVYINQFIVDNKIKLVAIDAPLSLPIVYTNKKLGNDYHYRKADRETKAMSPLFIGGFTANSMSFRAQNENIKFIETFPSHFLRIIEIKKPKGDYNATINLILKKLNYKFKLNNIVETPHQFDAICCLLSGIRYTEKITLCFGDELEGQIFI